A window of the Bradyrhizobium ottawaense genome harbors these coding sequences:
- a CDS encoding thioesterase family protein, with protein MDAIFRVDGNDVVTSPNAAGPWDPSMQHGSPPAALVVWAAEKIPTQTGMRIARVTVDLMRPVPVAPLTIESEVLREGRKIQLCAVRLSANGVVVVAATVLKIKVQTNELPPEAVIHPVELPGPDQSPVEDVDFSSSPFVTGMSLRAARGKFGVPGPGAIWYRADRPIVEGAPISQAMRAMIAADFSNGTSSVLDFRQWTFLNADLTVNFARQPVGDWILLDAESWIGPDGAGLAMARLADERGYFGRAVQSLVIEKR; from the coding sequence ATGGACGCCATCTTTCGCGTCGACGGCAACGATGTCGTCACCAGCCCCAATGCCGCGGGGCCGTGGGACCCGAGCATGCAGCATGGCTCGCCGCCGGCGGCGCTGGTGGTCTGGGCGGCGGAGAAAATCCCGACCCAGACCGGGATGCGCATCGCGCGCGTCACCGTCGATCTGATGCGCCCGGTGCCGGTGGCGCCGCTGACGATCGAGAGCGAGGTTTTGCGCGAGGGACGCAAGATCCAGCTCTGTGCCGTCAGGCTATCGGCGAACGGCGTCGTCGTGGTCGCTGCCACCGTGCTGAAGATCAAGGTGCAGACGAATGAGTTGCCGCCCGAGGCCGTGATTCATCCGGTCGAACTGCCGGGGCCGGATCAGTCGCCGGTCGAGGATGTTGATTTCTCCTCCAGCCCGTTCGTGACCGGCATGTCGCTGCGCGCGGCGCGCGGAAAATTCGGCGTGCCGGGGCCGGGCGCGATCTGGTATCGCGCCGACCGGCCGATCGTGGAGGGGGCGCCGATTTCGCAGGCGATGCGGGCGATGATCGCCGCGGATTTCTCCAACGGCACCTCGTCGGTGCTGGATTTCCGGCAATGGACGTTTCTCAACGCCGACCTGACGGTCAATTTCGCGCGCCAGCCGGTCGGCGACTGGATCCTGCTCGACGCGGAATCCTGGATCGGTCCTGACGGTGCGGGGCTGGCGATGGCACGGCTGGCCGACGAACGCGGCTATTTCGGCCGCGCCGTCCAGAGCCTGGTGATCGAAAAGCGCTAA
- a CDS encoding ABC transporter substrate-binding protein has translation MTSRRIWLVLAAMLSSTAAGAGDNTDIVRDLAIRVGPVVGSALACRDIARPRIQAVVEKFAVVIRDASANEAERSDLSQVLDRSVNDGRAAVTAGRIDCKVADRQLADLERSIAGPSLSSVLGPSSAAAATSTASVTAGPLPRGITDKEIRFGIAAPFSGSARELGRQMKLGIDTAFNRVNDAGGVDGRMLKLFAADDGYEPSRTGEAMKQLTEKDQVFGIIGNVGTPTAAVAVPYSLERRMLFFGAFTGSNILRNDPPDRYVFNYRASYAEETDAVVRYLVKLRKLQPRQIAVFAQQDSYGDAGFAGVAKAFRALGVNDTAIVRLNYARNTVDVDEAVNHLKIQKPPIKAVVMVATYRAAARFIEKTRDLYPAMIYSNVSFVGSTALADELKLLGPRYANGVIVTQVVPAVAGYSSAVLEYKNALAKYFPGEAPDYVSLEGYVAANVLIQAIKRTGPQLDTEKLIDTLETTRNLDLGLGTQLGFGRSEHQASHKIWGTALDETARYQPLELE, from the coding sequence CCGCGACATCGCGCGGCCCCGCATTCAGGCCGTGGTCGAGAAATTCGCGGTCGTGATCCGCGACGCCTCCGCGAACGAAGCGGAACGTTCCGACCTCAGCCAAGTCCTCGACCGCAGCGTCAATGACGGCCGCGCCGCGGTGACGGCGGGACGGATCGACTGCAAGGTCGCCGATCGCCAGCTCGCCGATCTCGAACGGTCGATCGCGGGCCCGAGCCTCTCCAGCGTCCTCGGACCGTCCAGTGCTGCCGCAGCCACCTCGACCGCGTCGGTCACGGCCGGTCCGTTGCCGCGCGGAATCACCGATAAGGAAATCCGTTTCGGCATCGCCGCCCCGTTCTCCGGCTCCGCCCGCGAGCTCGGACGCCAGATGAAGCTCGGCATCGATACCGCCTTCAACCGGGTCAACGATGCCGGCGGCGTCGACGGCCGGATGCTCAAGCTGTTTGCCGCCGACGACGGCTATGAGCCCTCGCGCACCGGCGAGGCGATGAAGCAGCTCACCGAAAAGGACCAGGTGTTCGGCATCATCGGCAATGTCGGCACGCCGACCGCGGCGGTGGCGGTGCCCTACTCGCTGGAACGCCGGATGCTGTTTTTCGGCGCTTTCACCGGCTCAAACATTCTGCGTAACGATCCGCCGGATCGATATGTATTCAACTATCGCGCCAGCTACGCCGAGGAAACCGACGCCGTCGTCCGCTACCTGGTCAAGTTGCGCAAGCTGCAACCGCGCCAGATCGCGGTTTTCGCGCAGCAGGATTCCTATGGCGATGCGGGCTTTGCCGGCGTCGCCAAGGCGTTTCGCGCACTCGGCGTCAACGATACCGCGATCGTGCGGCTCAACTACGCCCGCAACACCGTCGACGTCGACGAGGCCGTCAACCATTTGAAGATCCAGAAGCCGCCGATCAAGGCGGTCGTGATGGTGGCGACCTATCGGGCCGCGGCACGTTTCATCGAGAAGACCCGCGATCTCTATCCGGCGATGATCTATTCCAACGTCTCGTTCGTCGGCAGTACGGCACTGGCCGACGAACTGAAGCTGTTGGGGCCGCGCTACGCCAACGGTGTCATCGTCACCCAGGTGGTGCCGGCGGTGGCCGGCTATTCGTCGGCGGTGCTCGAATACAAGAATGCGCTCGCCAAGTATTTTCCAGGCGAAGCGCCCGACTACGTTTCGCTCGAGGGCTACGTCGCCGCCAACGTCCTGATCCAGGCGATCAAGCGGACCGGGCCGCAGCTCGACACCGAAAAGCTGATCGACACGCTGGAAACGACGCGCAACCTCGATCTCGGCCTTGGAACTCAGCTCGGCTTTGGCCGTTCCGAGCACCAGGCCTCGCACAAGATCTGGGGCACCGCGCTTGACGAAACCGCGCGCTATCAGCCGCTCGAACTCGAATAG